A region from the Sphaerodactylus townsendi isolate TG3544 linkage group LG01, MPM_Stown_v2.3, whole genome shotgun sequence genome encodes:
- the MRPL14 gene encoding 39S ribosomal protein L14, mitochondrial → MAVLEKCSRLFLTQVRRAIYQQNFSTSSVCSAIQKMTRVRVVDNSTMGNTPYHRPPKCIHVYNKSGVGKVGDKILLAIKGEKRKALIVGHRMPGPRMTPRFDSNNVVLIEDNGNPIGTRIKTPIPSFLRKRQGEFSKVLAIAQNFV, encoded by the exons atggctgttttggaaaagTGTTCAAGGTTATTCCTAACCCAAGTAAGAAGAGCAATTTATCAGCAGAATTTCAG CACCAGCAGCGTATGCAGTGCGATACAGAAGATGACCCGTGTGCGAGTAGTAGATAACAGCACCATGGGAAACACACCATATCACAGGCCACCAAAGTGCATTCACGTGTACAACAAAAGTGGAGTGGGCAAAGTGGGGGACAAAATCCTGCTGGCTatcaaaggggaaaagagaaaggcttTGATTGTTGGTCACAGGATGCCTGGCCCTCGCATGactcccaggtttgattccaacaACGTGGTACTCATTGAAGATAATGGAAACCCGATAGGGACAAGAATTAAAACCCCAATACCTTCTTTCCTGAGGAAACGTCAAGGAGAATTTTCAAAAGTGTTGGCTATTGCCCAGAACTTTGTATGA